In a single window of the Methylococcus sp. Mc7 genome:
- a CDS encoding nucleotidyltransferase family protein yields the protein MISSEYHLSAETQILLFCARTHLDADEQATLQKLVARPNLEWSRFMQSAVRHGVVPMVYTRLKALSLSEMPLEIWAELEKRYHAIVFRNLRLGGELVRLEKIFAAEGINAAWFKGPVLARQVYSNVTFRECSDLDVLIPRERADDVNRVLLNQGYRPLYDLTTHRQQQLHEKISNEHCFVNSQNIFVDVHWALTESIYSFSNRGYLATRNVELLGRQVVTFDVTDTLCYLCYHASKHGWALLRWVCDIAELIRCNPELDWDFLMTSERLPIGTPRMLRLGLILAHSGLAAPLPEAVRTWAVSDRKAVSMGRAILQFGAISTTKFPSLIYVSTMDSISDRLRYWIRPVVRPSALELEVVTLPRFLFFLYIPLRYIRLIKKYSGQIPFFRRTKSRFSSTA from the coding sequence ATGATTTCGTCCGAGTATCACCTTTCAGCGGAAACCCAAATCCTTCTGTTCTGTGCTAGGACACATCTCGATGCCGATGAACAGGCTACGTTACAGAAGCTGGTGGCTCGGCCAAATCTCGAGTGGAGCCGATTTATGCAATCCGCAGTCCGACACGGCGTTGTACCCATGGTGTATACGCGCCTCAAGGCATTGTCTCTGTCGGAAATGCCCCTGGAAATCTGGGCAGAACTGGAGAAACGCTACCATGCGATCGTGTTCCGAAACCTTCGGCTTGGGGGCGAGCTGGTTCGCTTGGAAAAAATCTTCGCCGCTGAGGGTATCAATGCGGCATGGTTTAAGGGGCCGGTGCTAGCCCGGCAGGTATATTCAAACGTGACTTTTAGGGAGTGTTCGGACCTGGATGTTCTCATCCCACGTGAACGGGCCGATGACGTCAATAGGGTACTCCTGAACCAGGGCTATCGCCCGCTATACGACCTAACTACCCACCGTCAGCAACAGCTTCACGAGAAAATATCCAACGAGCATTGTTTTGTAAATTCCCAGAACATTTTTGTCGATGTGCATTGGGCTCTCACGGAGAGTATCTATTCATTTTCAAACCGTGGATATTTGGCTACTCGGAACGTCGAGTTGTTGGGGCGGCAGGTTGTCACATTTGACGTGACCGACACCCTCTGTTATCTCTGTTATCACGCCAGCAAGCATGGATGGGCTCTGCTCCGATGGGTTTGCGATATCGCCGAACTGATCCGGTGTAATCCTGAATTGGACTGGGATTTTCTGATGACGTCGGAGCGGTTGCCGATAGGCACTCCCCGCATGTTGCGGCTCGGTCTTATCCTTGCCCACAGCGGTTTAGCGGCGCCGCTGCCCGAGGCTGTGAGAACATGGGCGGTGTCGGACCGAAAAGCCGTCTCCATGGGACGGGCAATTCTCCAATTTGGGGCTATCTCCACGACTAAGTTCCCGTCTTTGATCTACGTCAGCACGATGGATTCCATAAGTGACAGGCTACGCTATTGGATCAGGCCAGTGGTGCGGCCGTCCGCGCTGGAACTTGAAGTTGTTACGCTGCCCCGCTTTCTGTTCTTCCTATATATTCCGCTCAGATATATCAGGTTAATCAAAAAATACTCCGGACAGATTCCATTTTTTCGAAGGACGAAGAGCCGATTCTCGTCAACGGCTTGA